A portion of the Anopheles stephensi strain Indian unplaced genomic scaffold, UCI_ANSTEP_V1.0 ucontig423, whole genome shotgun sequence genome contains these proteins:
- the LOC118516970 gene encoding uncharacterized protein LOC118516970: protein MSDQFTKRVKYNSYLYRYRDATERRAALLEQNDEELAAGGSSYVIGSNQGAGDAPMDYHSEGSSNVMAEEAGETTSEPECDEFVTDYLVESSDDERMDTERTEGYDVEAELRRWAISTNQSYNSISQVMEIIRNVSSCNLPKDARTLLKTHRNDSNEVVTINGSQYWYNGIRRCLLNELSRSDIALDSYSKLELNVSIDGLPIFKSSNLQFWPILFNVHNIPEVPVMTIAVYSGSTKPADIDQFLQPFVDELNFLMENGITINNKKISIELRVIIADSPARAYIKGVAGFNSRDGCLKCATKGRSLNGRTAFSSYTELERTDHGFRLRIYEGHHKYCTPLLKLNNFDIIKQIIVADQLHLIDLGITKRTIVSFMEGKFGVKKKLSNTQINNLSAMLTNIKLPIEIHRKFRSMRDYKHWKGSEYSSFLFYASFVILKEITNEEQYKHFMLFFCSLTLFSSNVYKEHWPLANTLIQLYVKHYANIYGPEFISSNVHNLLHIFKEVEQFGPISSIYSYPFENHLQHLKRSLRSGWKCLEQTINRLSEKEVFNTRSANLCLNFPSVHTRTGTVTLHVRKAFLLKTGERNEWFLTKSGNVCKFITAHEQYRNIKIVAKKLSQTDDCFVYPLNSKFMHMHHGNLSDLEHTELDVNIEDIRCKLVAVPLSKENEYQYVPLIHTLVG from the exons ATGAGTGACCAATTCACTAAACGagtaaaatataattcataTTTGTATCGTTATCGCGATGCGACAGAGCGCCGAGCAGCTTTGCTAGAGCAGAATGACGAAGAGCTAGCTGCAGGAGGAAGTTCATACG ttATTGGAAGCAACCAAGGCGCAGGCGATGCACCTATGGATTATCATTCAGAAGGATCTTCCAATGTGATGGCAGAAGAAGCCGGTGAAACGACAAGCGAACCTGAATGTGATGAGTTTGTTACGGACTATTTAGTTGAAAGCTCTGACGATGAAAGAATGGACACAGAACGCACAGAAGGGTATGATGTAGAAGCCGAATTACGTCGATGGGCAATATCCACCAATCAATCGTATAATTCTATAAGTCAAGTTATGGAAATCATACGAAACGTGAGTTCTTGTAATCTTCCAAAAGATGCTAGAACTTTGCTGAAGACTCATCGAAATGACTCAAATGAAGTTGTAACGATAAACGGAAGTCAGTATTGGTATAACGGAATAAGACGATGTCTGCTCAACGAACTAAG CCGCAGCGATATAGCTCTCGATTCGTATTCTAAGCTGGAACTTAATGTTTCTATTGATGGATTACCCATATTTAAAAGCAGCAATCTTCAATTTTGGCCAATATTATTCAACGTTCATAACATTCCAGAAGTGCCGGTAATGACCATTGCAGTTTACAGCGGATCAACAAAACCAGCAGATATCGATCAATTTCTTCAGCCCTTCGTTGATGAACTTAACTTCCTtatggaaaatggaataacCATCAATAACAAAAAGATTTCCATAGAATTACGTGTCATTATAGCTGATTCACCTGCTCGAGCATATATTAAAG GTGTTGCTGGTTTCAACTCACGAGATGGTTGCTTGAAATGCGCAACGAAAGGAAGAAGCCTTAATGGAAGAACTGCATTTTCCAGTTATACTGAACTTGAGCGAACAGATCATGGGTTCAGATTACGAATTTACGAAGGTCATCATAAATATTGTACTCCATTGTTGAAACTAAATAACTTCGACATTATCAAACAAATAATCGTCGCAGATCAACTACATTTGATAGACTTAGGTATCACCAAACGCACGATCGTAAGTTtcatggaaggaaaatttggcgttaaaaaaaagcttagcaaTACACAAATTAACAATTTGTCTGCAATGCTGACCAACATCAAACTTCCTATTGAAATTCACAGAAAGTTCCGTTCAATGCGTGACTATAAGCACTGGAAAGGCTCAGAATATTCctcatttctattttatgCCAGTTTCGTTATACTCAAAGAGATAACAAATGAAGAACAATACAAGCACTTCATGCTGTTCTTTTGTAGCTTAACTTTGTTTTCCTCAAATGTTTACAAAGAACATTGGCCTTTAGCAAACACGTTGATTCAACTTTATGTAAAACATTACGCAAATATCTATGGCCCGGAATTTATTTCAAGCAATGTACACAATCTGCTACATATATTCAAAGAAGTTGAACAATTTGGTCCAATTAGTAGCATATATTCTTATCCATTTGAAAACCATTTGCAGCATTTAAAACGTTCATTGCGTTCTGGCTGGAAATGCTTAGAGCAAACTATAAATAGACTTTCCGAAAAAGAAGTTTTTAACACTCGTTCAGCTAATCTATGTTTAAATTTCCCTTCTGTTCATACCAGAACTGGCACAGTAACATTACATGTCCGCAAAGCCTTTCTTTTAAAAACTGGGGAACGTAACGAATGGTTTTTGACCAAAAGTGGTAATGTGTGCAAATTTATCACTGCACATGAACAATACCGTAACATAAAaattgttgcgaaaaaatTGTCTCAAACAGACGATTGTTTTGTATATCCTTTGAATTCTAAATTTATGCATATGCATCATGGAAACCTGAGCGATCTGGAACATACGGAATTGGATGTTAATATTGAGGATATACGATGTAAATTGGTAGCTGTTCCCCTTTCCAAAGAAAATGAGTATCAATATGTTCCATTAATTCATACCCTCGTAGGCtaa
- the LOC118516976 gene encoding uncharacterized protein LOC118516976: MENTPRKIVVLNMRDGKYVLSEKPQPTASSSQPTLHPDFIKQLPTAKNTSKNIQPATNIVHRSVSAASSSQPTLHPDFIKQLPTAKNTSKNIQPATNIVHRSVSAGLYGFLGMRLKDWEQY; the protein is encoded by the exons ATGGAAAa CACACCACGCAAGATTGTGGTGCTCAATATGAGAgacggaaaatatgttttatccgAGAAGCCGCAGCCTACag cttcctcatcacaaccaacactacatccagattttataaaacaactaccgacggcaaaaaatacatcaaagAACATCCAACCTGCAACAAACATCGTTCACCGCAGTGTTTCCGCAG cttcctcatcacaaccaacactacatccagattttataaaacaactaccgacggcaaaaaatacatcaaagAACATCCAACCTGCAACAAACATCGTTCACCGCAGTGTTTCCGCAGGTTTGTATGGTTTTCTCGGCATGCGTTTAAAAGATTGGGAGCAGTATTAA